The Flavobacteriaceae bacterium 3519-10 genome includes a window with the following:
- a CDS encoding Ubiquinone biosynthesis monooxygenase UbiB, translating into MATIPEKFNNYSKFISFIYKYWNSDVFKTASENALNNTPDHDTAEDYPSYQEPEELAEDLKKMGPTYVKLGQLLSTRPDLMPEPYIKALESLQDDVEAIPYTIIQQIVEEETGQRISKAFESFDEEPLASASIGQVHRAVLRSGKHVAVKIQRPGIRKKFLEDLDTLKEMTDFAVKLNQTAKKYAVDYVLDELRFILLNELDYIKEAENLRALGKNLEDYTRIFVPQPIDGYTTSKILTMEYVDGKKVTSVSPLSRTEYDYTPLVDELVAVYMKQIIIDGFAHADPHPGNVHLTKDHKLALMDLGMVAKFGPELREYILKLMIAISKYNGAEVAKVLLQMSEYEKDADLQNFQKEINRLVMEAQNKTANDMQTARMLIQMNRVAADNGIKLAVELNIFGKILMNMDQIVAVLAPNYDLQKAIERNVESMMQKKVLNELKPEHFFTQLLEAKKLAERLPERLNIISERMANNEFEIKIDAIDEQRLTDGFQKVANRISIGLIIAALIIGAALLMKVPTSFTVLGYPGLAMIFFCAAAVFGVWLVLKMILNDEELKSKK; encoded by the coding sequence ATGGCCACAATACCTGAAAAATTCAATAATTATTCTAAATTCATATCGTTCATTTACAAATACTGGAACAGCGACGTCTTTAAAACTGCAAGCGAAAATGCACTGAACAACACACCCGATCACGATACTGCAGAAGACTATCCATCCTATCAGGAACCCGAAGAACTGGCCGAAGATTTAAAGAAAATGGGGCCGACGTATGTGAAACTGGGGCAGCTGCTTTCCACAAGGCCTGATCTGATGCCGGAACCTTATATAAAAGCCCTTGAATCTCTACAAGATGATGTCGAGGCCATTCCATACACTATCATACAGCAGATCGTGGAAGAAGAAACCGGACAGCGGATTTCTAAAGCGTTCGAGAGTTTCGACGAAGAACCTCTCGCAAGCGCCTCGATTGGGCAGGTGCACAGAGCCGTATTGCGTTCGGGCAAACACGTTGCCGTGAAAATTCAGCGCCCGGGCATCAGGAAAAAATTCCTTGAAGATCTCGATACCTTGAAAGAGATGACCGATTTCGCCGTGAAACTTAACCAAACTGCCAAAAAATACGCAGTAGATTATGTTTTAGACGAGCTTCGGTTTATCCTTCTAAACGAACTTGATTATATAAAAGAAGCCGAAAACCTGCGTGCTTTAGGCAAAAACCTCGAGGATTATACCAGGATTTTTGTACCACAACCCATCGATGGCTATACCACGTCTAAAATACTGACGATGGAATATGTTGACGGGAAAAAAGTAACGTCTGTTTCACCGCTTTCAAGGACCGAATACGATTATACGCCACTGGTTGACGAGCTGGTTGCCGTGTATATGAAGCAGATCATCATCGATGGTTTTGCGCACGCGGATCCGCATCCGGGCAATGTTCATCTTACAAAAGACCACAAATTAGCGCTGATGGATCTCGGAATGGTAGCCAAATTCGGACCCGAACTTCGTGAGTATATTTTAAAACTGATGATCGCCATCAGTAAATATAACGGCGCTGAAGTCGCTAAAGTGCTGCTTCAAATGAGCGAATATGAAAAAGATGCGGACCTGCAGAATTTTCAGAAAGAAATTAACCGTTTGGTGATGGAGGCGCAAAATAAAACAGCCAACGATATGCAGACCGCGCGAATGCTTATCCAAATGAACAGGGTGGCCGCAGACAACGGAATAAAACTCGCTGTGGAGCTGAATATTTTTGGGAAGATCCTGATGAATATGGATCAGATTGTGGCTGTTCTGGCACCTAACTACGACCTCCAGAAAGCGATTGAGCGCAACGTTGAGAGTATGATGCAGAAAAAAGTGCTGAATGAGCTGAAACCTGAGCACTTTTTCACGCAGTTGCTCGAAGCTAAAAAACTGGCCGAAAGACTTCCGGAACGCCTCAACATCATCAGTGAAAGGATGGCCAACAACGAGTTCGAGATAAAAATTGATGCGATCGACGAACAGCGGCTTACCGACGGATTTCAGAAAGTGGCAAACAGAATTTCTATAGGGCTGATTATCGCGGCGCTGATTATCGGTGCAGCCTTACTGATGAAGGTGCCCACTTCTTTTACCGTTCTGGGCTATCCGGGGCTCGCAATGATCTTTTTCTGTGCAGCCGCGGTTTTCGGTGTGTGGCTGGTTCTTAAGATGATTCTGAATGACGAAGAATTAAAATCTAAAAAATAA